The nucleotide sequence ccacatgccccatccctggaatgctttctccaggaaagcagctccacCCCACCCCTGaacagccctgccatggccctgACCCGGCCCTGCCGGGCCACAAAGGTCCCTTTCTGTGGGGTGACGTCACCCTCCCGCGCTCGGCCAGCACGGCCACCCCGGGGACATGGCCGGACGTCCCTCCCTGGCGCTTCAACCAAACCCACAGCAGGGGACTGAGGCACCCCGGGGCCGTGGCCCTACCAGGGAGTCGATGCCCGTGAGGGTCTGGTTGGCGTGGTCCAGGGCATAGAGCAGCTGGAAAACCCCGTCGTTGGTCTCGCTGTTCCCGTAGAAGCCGACGCCGACGGCCGCGCTGTGGGCAGAGAGGGGACCCTGATGGCAGGGGAGGGACATGCTCACCCTGCCACACAggggacactgccctgctgttgGGGGACAGCCCACCAGCGGCAGGGCAGGGGCAAAgagtggggcagggacagcaccacgATGGgaacctgctcctgctggtgacaggggcctggggacagccgGAGCTGCTCCGTGGGCGCGCTGGCTTGGAAGCTCCTCCTGCCAAACCCCGAGAGATTGAGGGCGGAGGGGCTGGGCCAAGCAGATTAGGGGAATCCGCTGGAAGCGCCGGGCTCCAATTAAACCTTcggctccctgcagctgctgcagagctccccaCGGAGCTGGGATGATGCTCGGAGCTGGCTCCGAGGACAGAGGTGCCCGTGGCCATGTCCTGGCCGGGCACGTGCCCACACGTGGCTGGTGCACACGGTGCTCGCCAAACCCCAGTACAACCTACACACACCGGCCCAGCAAGGGGCTGCTGGGGGGGTTCAAAGCCCCCGGGAGCTGCAGAGTGCCCCCCTGCCATGCTGGGGGAGCTCATTAGTGCTgtttccctgtctccctgtttCCCCGCTCCGTGCGAGGCTCGCAGGCAGCCATCTCGCTccgccccagcacagctccctttGTCTGGAGCGAGGGTCGTGGCCAGGCAGCCAGAGGGGCCCGTGGCCCATCCTGCTCCCCCCAGGCCACCAATGCCGGGGGACACTCGGGTTGGCTGCCCTGGGGGTCCTCCCAGCCACGGCTGCCCCGAACCGAGGTGGGCTTGGAAAGCCCCCAGAGCGGTGCCGGGTGAGGAAGCGTCCCCTTGTCTAATTGTTGTGGCTGCAATTAAGGTCGGGCACAAGGGACCCGCCAGCTGGGTCACGCTGCCGCCCGCcatctgctctgggctgggattaTCGAGCGGCCACGCTCCCGCCCGGGATTAGCCGGGAAGGCGGCACAGCCCTgacggggccggggccgggccggcccgcagctgctccctggggctgccccggcAGCTGCAcgggagcaggcagggatggagcacgtTTGTTGCACAGATCTAATTAAAGCGACTCGTGCCTGGAGCGCAGAGTCCCCTCGGTGacagggggacagcagcaggtccctgtccccgtgctCACCAGCAGATGAGCCCGGCGGTGACGGCCATCCAGGTGACACAACACGAGTGGGGCCGCTTGCTCTCGGGGTCCTGGTCCCtcttgcagcagcacaggcagatcAGGTACacgatgaggaagaggaggttGAGGCCGAGGCACACGGCGGCCAGCAAGCCCAGGACAAGCAGCGACTGGAAGGAGAGAGGGGACAGTGAGACGCCGTGCCCGTGACCCGCTCTGGCGGCCGCGTTCCGCGCCCCACGGGACTGTCACGtggggaagaggaagaagcgtccccgtccccgtccccagcctgtccccattcccacgCAGGGCCCGCAGCCGCGGGGGCCGAGCCGGGGCCGCAGCCGCCCTTGCGGGGCTGTCGGGGCCCCGGGAGCGCGGCGCTGCCCCCTCCCCGCGCAGGGTCACGGCGGGCCGTGCCCCGGGACGCCGGGGGATCGCGGCGGCTccgggagcggggcaggggctcggggggagcagagggagcggcggggccgggaggggagcggcggggccgggggtgcCGGTGCCGGCCGGCCCGGGCGATGAAAGGCGCTTTGTGCGCCGTGAGATCAGAGCTGGCGCCGGGCGCGGCGCGGGGAGCGCGGGGCGAGCGGGACCGGGAGTGGGAGcagggggcgcggggggcgcggggccgggccggtaCCTGCTGGTAGTCGGGGTCCTGCGGGCGGAAGGTGCTGGGCACGGGCTGCAGGCGCGGGCCGCGGTGCGGGAGCCCGTGCAGCCAGGCCGCCCACCAGGGCGCCAGGTAACCGGCGCGGGCGGGCCCCATGGCGGGCCGGGGTCGCCGCGCtgccgggcggggggcggcggtgCCGCCACGCCGCGGGCTctgcccgcccgccccgggcccgccccgggAGCCACCCACCGGTACCGCCTCCCGGtgccgccccgcgccccgccccggcaGCGGCCGCCGCGCAGGGGCCGCGCACGGCGACACCGCGACACCGacccctgctgcagggacacccgaCAGCCCTGCCGAGCAGGACGCGGTGGTGGCCCTGTGTGCCACCCCCGGTCCCGCGGGTCCTGTCCCCCGCTGTCACCCACAGCAAACGGGCAGCTCCGGTGACTCCCCGGTGCCGCCCGGTAGCAGACCCGGCCCCCGGCCCCTGCCgggagcagcaccagccccaggagcccagAGCGGCTCCAGGGCCGCGAGCAGCAAGCTGTGACAGACCAAACGTGACACCAGGAAcagttttttttatttattttaacaaaCACAGAGACTCCAACAGGCACGCAGCTGATCCCGGCTCACTTCAGCTCCTTCACGGCCAGACCTGGGAGGAGAGAGGCCATGGGCTGGGGGCCCGGCATGGAAGGGGTGCCTGGGGCCCTCCAGCTCCACGGGGACACCAGCAAGGCACTGGTGGTGACAGCAGGgacccctgcccagggaggggctCTCACCCCCCTCAATCCCACCCACCCAACAGGAGACTCCCGGGGTACCTGGGGGCAGGGACTGCTTCAGCTTCTCCGCCTTCTCCTTGTCGGTGATGACCAGCGTGTACAGGTACCGGCTGCAGCGCACCTTGAACTTCACATTGTCCTTGTTCTTCTTGATCTTGACGGCTGCGGGgtggaggggacagcagggacaccccgTGTCATCCCTGGGGACCCCAGTGCCCCGTGCAGAAACCTCCAGCCCCACCCCGAGAGAAAAAGCCCCGTGAGGGCTCAGCTCTCCCTTGTCACGGGATCCCGTGACAGCCAGGTCCAAACaagagggagaagagggaagACCCTCCTCCCGTGCTGTTGAGACAAGGCAGCACTCTGTCTCAATTATCCTCGCTCTGTGGTGGCAGCAAAACTCTGCCGCTGAGGATGAGGAGTGAATCGCCTGCGGGGCAGAACTCCAGGGCTCCACAGAGCAGGGAAGGTTTGGGAATTGCCTCCAGGGGTTTGGCAACCCCGGGGACGCAGAGCTGGGGCTCCCGGGGACACCCCCACAGCAGGGCCGTGTCCCCGAGCCACAGGCACTGCCGGgcgaggggctgcagcagccccagaccCCCACTCACACTTGGCGTCCTTCCGCCGCGCCGTCAGCAGGAAGTCCTTGATCTCCTCAATCTTGCGAGGCTGCGAGGCCGAACACAGATGGGAATCATGGAATGTTGCGCTTGGAAAGGACCCCAAAGCCCGCCCGGCTGCGCCCCGAGCCGCGGGGCTCACAGAGCCGCCAGGGCCCCGCTCACACACGGCCAGCCCGCGCCCCGGCCCCCAGAGCCAGCCCGGCctccccccgcagccccggccctCACCATGGCTCCCGCGCAGCTTCAGCAGCTCCAACCTGCGGTAAAACCGACCAAGATGGTGTCAGCCCCCGCCATCGGGCGCCCCCGAGCCCCCTCCTCCCGCCCGGCTcgccccggggccgcccggTGCCGCGGGGCCGCGGATGGCGGCGGATCCCCCCAGgcccccccgggtccccccggcCGCCATCGCTCACCCGCAGCCGCTGAGAACAAACCGGAAATGAGCGCGGCACTTCCGCATCCGGGGCTTTATATCCTACGGCGCGGGCGGCGGACAAAAAGCCTCGGAtggcggcggtggcggcgggAGCTGCGCTGAGGGGGCCGGGCTCAGCCCCGGTGCGGACGGGACGGCACCGGCGGCCGCGGGGGAATGCCGGCACCGCCAGCCTGCCGGGGGCTGCCGGGCACGGCTGCTGGCGTTTCCCGAGCCGCTGAGCCCCTCGGGCATGCTCCGCCTGGGAGCCCGGTTGGTGCCGGGGCTGCCATGGCCCGCTCGTGCCGCCAGAGGGAGCCTGGGGCCCGCGGGAAGCGGCAGCGCCCGGGGTGGGGCGGGAGAGGGAACCCGGTCCTGGCCTGGCGCTGTCCCCGTCGGGTCACTGCCCTCATCCTGGCCTGGCACtgtcccatccccatcctgccaAGCCCTGAGTGCGGCTGTGCCAGTTTCTAGGGGAGCTGGGCcggtttttggggtgctgggcatttttttggggtgctgggccGGTTTCTTGGGCATCCTGGGAGAGTTTTTTGGGGGTGCTGGGCAGGTTTATGGGGGTGATGGGGCATTTTTTTGGGTgctgggtgggttttttggggtgctcGGCCggttttttggggtgctgggtggattttttggggtgctgTGCCGGTTTCTGGGGGTGCTGGGCCATTTCTTGGTGTgctgggtggatttttgggggagcTGGGCCGATTTTTTGGGGGAACAGGCCCGTTTTTTGGGCGGTGCTGGGCTGTTTTGGGGGGAGCTGAGCCActttttggggtgctgggagagttttttgggggtgttggaccggatttttggggtgctgggtggatttttggggcagCTGAGCcggtttttggggtgctgggcaGGCTTATGGGGGGTGATGGGCCATATTTTGGGGTACTGGGCCGGGTTTTTGGGATGCTGGGCAGGTTTATGGGGGGTGATGGGGCATTTTTTGGGGTGCTGTGCCGGTTtctgggggtgctgggctgTTTTTTGGGGTGCTACGCCGGTTTTCTGGGCATGCTGGGCTGTTTTGGGCGGAGCTGAGCCActttttggggtgctgggagaGTTTTTTGGGGATGTTGGACcgggtttttggggtgctgggtggatttttggggcagctgagccattttttggggtgctgggtaGGGTTTTGGGGTTgctgggtggatttttggggttgctGGgccggggttttggggtgctgggcaGGTTTATGGGGGGTGCTGGGCCGTTTTTCGGGGTTgctgggtgggtttttggggttgctGGGCcggtttttggggtgctggggtgcCCCTAAGGGTTCTGGATGGAGTCACAGCCCCCAGTAGCTCCC is from Passer domesticus isolate bPasDom1 chromosome 20, bPasDom1.hap1, whole genome shotgun sequence and encodes:
- the RPL38 gene encoding large ribosomal subunit protein eL38, producing MPRKIEEIKDFLLTARRKDAKSVKIKKNKDNVKFKVRCSRYLYTLVITDKEKAEKLKQSLPPGLAVKELK